The following proteins are co-located in the Pseudomonas synxantha genome:
- a CDS encoding energy transducer TonB, with amino-acid sequence MTAMIMHNPTPAMAPRDASGVWRNSLAAGLAVALHVGVLAALMMGWSTQKPVVDAPRVMRTQLVMLPAAPAPEPLVATSAPPEPEPVPAKPRVDPQVQVQKLEKAALARKRVEEKKAEQQQERLATEQRNRELEQQRLDQQRLAAEKARAAVPAPAFDSRQYQPLSKAAPDYPERALDKNIEGDCTLEYSVNIQGRVENPKVLDGCHPLFIRPSLAAANTFRYQPRVVDGKPVAVPAVRNTFHYRIK; translated from the coding sequence ATGACGGCGATGATCATGCACAATCCCACGCCGGCGATGGCGCCCAGGGATGCTTCGGGAGTTTGGAGAAACAGCCTCGCCGCCGGCCTGGCGGTGGCGCTGCATGTGGGCGTGCTGGCCGCGTTGATGATGGGCTGGTCGACGCAAAAGCCTGTGGTGGATGCGCCTCGGGTGATGCGCACGCAGTTGGTCATGTTGCCAGCTGCGCCCGCGCCCGAACCGCTGGTGGCTACCTCCGCACCCCCTGAGCCTGAGCCTGTGCCGGCAAAGCCCAGGGTCGACCCGCAGGTCCAGGTGCAAAAACTTGAGAAAGCCGCCTTGGCGCGTAAACGCGTCGAGGAAAAGAAAGCCGAGCAACAGCAGGAGCGGCTCGCCACCGAACAACGCAACCGTGAGCTCGAACAACAACGCCTCGATCAGCAACGCCTGGCCGCTGAAAAAGCCCGCGCTGCCGTACCTGCGCCAGCCTTCGACAGCCGCCAATATCAGCCTCTGAGCAAGGCCGCGCCGGACTATCCCGAGCGCGCCCTGGACAAGAATATTGAAGGCGATTGCACCTTGGAGTACAGCGTCAACATTCAGGGCCGCGTGGAGAATCCCAAGGTACTGGACGGCTGCCACCCACTGTTTATCCGGCCTTCATTGGCGGCGGCGAATACCTTTCGCTACCAGCCCAGAGTCGTCGACGGCAAGCCCGTGGCCGTGCCGGCAGTACGCAACACCTTCCATTACCGCATCAAATGA
- the tolR gene encoding protein TolR, with product MLVRPQRKHGPKAEMNVVPYIDVMLVLLVIFMVTAPMLTQGVKIELPKVAAEALATDTRQQILTLSVKADGGYYWNLGGKVDTQHQTDSAVSLDEMGAKVMQVVAARSDTQVYIRADDNAGYGRVVAAMAVLQKSGVGNLGLVTEAPQ from the coding sequence ATGTTAGTCAGGCCGCAACGCAAGCACGGGCCCAAGGCCGAAATGAACGTGGTGCCGTATATCGACGTGATGTTGGTGCTGCTGGTGATCTTCATGGTCACCGCGCCGATGCTGACCCAGGGCGTGAAGATCGAACTGCCCAAGGTCGCCGCCGAGGCGCTGGCCACCGACACCCGCCAGCAGATCCTCACGCTGTCGGTAAAGGCCGACGGTGGCTACTACTGGAACCTCGGTGGCAAAGTCGATACCCAGCACCAGACCGATAGCGCCGTAAGCCTCGACGAAATGGGCGCCAAGGTCATGCAGGTGGTGGCGGCGCGCAGCGATACCCAGGTGTATATCCGCGCTGACGACAACGCCGGTTATGGCCGGGTGGTCGCGGCCATGGCGGTGTTGCAAAAGAGCGGTGTCGGCAACCTGGGACTGGTAACCGAGGCCCCGCAATGA
- the tolQ gene encoding protein TolQ, protein MHATMEHMTIWGLISDASLLVKAVMLTLLLASLLSWYLIIQRGSVLRRLERQLNGFVPRFRAAPDLLALSREIQQAGEGGMAPIFIAGVQEYQHLHNHDPAVLEGVERALQVAITEQEIELEKGLQFLATVGSVSPYIGLFGTVWGIMNSFIGLSQVQQATLSTVAPGIAEALIATAIGLFAAIPAVIAYNRFAARGQTLLTRYYAFGNELQVRLHRSLRGTSSNLAVAA, encoded by the coding sequence ATGCACGCGACGATGGAACATATGACGATCTGGGGGTTGATCAGCGACGCCAGCCTGTTGGTCAAGGCGGTCATGCTGACCTTGCTGTTGGCGTCCTTGCTCAGTTGGTACCTGATAATCCAGCGCGGCAGTGTGCTGCGCCGCCTGGAACGGCAGTTGAACGGTTTCGTGCCGCGTTTTCGTGCCGCACCGGATTTGCTGGCGCTGTCCCGTGAGATCCAGCAGGCGGGCGAGGGCGGCATGGCGCCGATCTTTATCGCCGGGGTCCAGGAGTACCAGCACCTGCACAATCATGACCCGGCCGTGCTCGAAGGCGTGGAGCGCGCCTTGCAGGTAGCGATCACCGAACAGGAAATCGAGCTGGAAAAGGGCCTGCAATTTCTCGCCACCGTGGGATCGGTCAGCCCTTACATCGGCCTGTTCGGCACGGTGTGGGGCATCATGAATTCCTTTATCGGCCTGTCTCAGGTGCAACAGGCCACGTTGTCCACCGTAGCGCCGGGCATCGCCGAAGCCTTGATTGCCACGGCCATCGGCCTGTTTGCGGCCATCCCCGCAGTGATCGCCTATAACCGCTTCGCGGCCCGCGGCCAGACACTGCTCACCCGCTACTACGCGTTTGGCAATGAACTGCAAGTGCGCCTGCACCGCTCCCTGCGCGGCACGTCGAGCAACCTGGCCGTGGCCGCCTGA
- a CDS encoding phytase — protein MRISKLYLLIALVTSANAFATDLALSPWAPSLNAEAVAFLPNATERLAAGTRDGLQLLDSQGAELARFKGNFTSLDTRPAGAQVLVASLDNDRQQALLISLDTASKNWGKPMYLPTRDYSVNGLCLYRDSAANLFVFLVGEEGKGEQWLVGNGSTLLTEPQRVRGLPLPPSAQFCQVDDATQQLVVNEENVGWWAYPAHPEADVKRTPVALFDNPKREAGAMALVPGGMVALDPKTAQLHLFQQTGERWAEQSSLSLAGLKEPQQLAINGRQLLVRDDDSGKLYQARLDWQAKPVVVAPVLPEVAALRQSDPVGRQGDAADDPAIWIHPQTPASSRVLGTNKKQGLLAYDLDGKLLQELAVGRLNNVDVRPNFKLGAQTVDLAVASNRDRNSLSLFSIDRQSGELREAGEVTTPLKDIYGICLFQPASGEIYAIANGKDGTFLQYRLSAPDGRVQGELVRQFKLDSQPEGCVADDQRQRLFIGEEDVGVWAVDARADQPATLTSVIKVGPQLHADVEGLALYQSDQRDYLVISSQGNDSYLVVDAEPPFAVHGALRVGLNAAAGIDGASETDGLEVTAVNLGGPWSQGMLVVQDGRKRMPEQTQNFKFVPWAEVARALKLP, from the coding sequence ATGAGAATTTCCAAGCTGTACCTGTTGATCGCGCTGGTCACCAGCGCCAATGCCTTTGCCACCGACCTGGCCCTGTCGCCTTGGGCGCCGAGCTTGAATGCCGAAGCCGTGGCCTTCTTGCCCAACGCCACCGAGCGCCTGGCCGCCGGTACCCGCGACGGGCTACAACTGCTCGACAGCCAGGGCGCCGAACTGGCGCGCTTCAAAGGCAACTTTACCAGCCTCGACACCAGGCCTGCCGGTGCACAAGTACTGGTCGCCAGCCTCGACAACGACCGCCAACAGGCGTTGCTGATCAGCCTGGACACAGCCAGCAAAAACTGGGGCAAGCCCATGTACCTGCCAACCCGTGACTACTCGGTGAATGGCCTGTGCCTTTATCGCGATTCGGCGGCCAACCTGTTCGTCTTCCTGGTGGGTGAAGAGGGCAAGGGCGAGCAATGGCTGGTAGGCAACGGCTCGACCCTGCTCACCGAACCCCAGCGGGTACGCGGTTTGCCGCTGCCGCCGTCGGCGCAGTTCTGCCAGGTGGACGATGCCACCCAGCAGTTGGTGGTCAATGAAGAGAATGTCGGCTGGTGGGCCTACCCTGCGCATCCCGAAGCTGATGTGAAACGCACGCCTGTGGCGCTGTTCGACAACCCCAAGCGCGAAGCCGGGGCCATGGCGCTGGTGCCGGGTGGCATGGTTGCGCTGGACCCGAAGACCGCCCAGTTGCACTTGTTCCAGCAAACCGGCGAGCGCTGGGCGGAGCAATCGAGCTTGAGCCTGGCGGGTCTGAAAGAGCCGCAGCAACTGGCGATCAATGGTCGCCAGTTGTTGGTGCGCGATGACGACAGCGGCAAGCTTTATCAGGCCAGGCTCGACTGGCAGGCCAAGCCCGTTGTAGTCGCCCCAGTGTTGCCGGAGGTCGCAGCCTTGCGCCAGAGCGACCCGGTCGGCCGTCAAGGCGATGCGGCGGATGACCCGGCGATCTGGATTCACCCCCAGACACCGGCCAGCAGCCGCGTGCTCGGCACCAACAAAAAACAGGGCCTGCTTGCCTACGACCTTGACGGCAAGCTGTTGCAGGAGCTGGCGGTGGGTCGCCTGAATAACGTCGATGTACGCCCCAACTTCAAGCTCGGCGCGCAAACGGTCGACCTGGCCGTGGCGAGCAACCGCGACCGCAACAGCCTGAGCCTGTTCAGCATCGACCGTCAGAGCGGCGAGCTGCGTGAAGCCGGGGAAGTGACCACGCCGCTCAAGGACATCTATGGCATCTGCCTGTTCCAGCCTGCCAGCGGCGAGATCTACGCGATTGCCAACGGCAAGGACGGCACCTTCCTGCAATACCGTCTCAGCGCGCCGGATGGGCGTGTGCAAGGCGAGCTGGTGCGCCAGTTCAAGCTCGACAGCCAACCCGAAGGCTGCGTGGCCGATGACCAGCGCCAGCGCCTGTTTATCGGTGAGGAAGACGTCGGTGTATGGGCAGTGGATGCACGCGCCGATCAGCCGGCGACGTTGACCAGCGTGATCAAGGTCGGCCCGCAGCTGCATGCCGATGTCGAGGGTCTGGCGCTGTACCAGAGCGATCAACGTGACTACCTGGTGATCTCCAGCCAGGGCAATGACAGCTATCTGGTGGTGGACGCCGAACCGCCGTTTGCCGTGCACGGTGCCCTGCGCGTTGGCTTGAATGCCGCCGCCGGCATCGATGGTGCCTCCGAAACCGACGGCCTTGAGGTTACGGCCGTCAACCTCGGCGGGCCGTGGAGCCAGGGCATGCTGGTGGTGCAGGACGGGCGCAAGCGCATGCCCGAGCAAACCCAGAACTTCAAGTTCGTGCCCTGGGCCGAGGTGGCCCGCGCCTTGAAGTTGCCTTGA
- a CDS encoding TonB-dependent receptor — protein sequence MYKRTGLVSFTLTALALAMASERLTAAEAATTEHVEVVGQAAAMDSALKEQRSSDSIRSVVHADGVAQLPDENVAEAVQRLPGISVERDQGEGRFVSVRGLGPDLNSVTINGTLVPAPESERRAVALDVLPSELVQSLSVIKTLTPDMDANSLGGTVDVKSLSAFDHKGLFYTGSTEASYDKNTGQTSPKFSGAASNRFSLGDGIDNFGVAAALSWQKRDFGSDNVETGGAWDFTDGARLNEFEQRDYDISRERAGGGLNFDYKPDDLSSYYLRTLYSRYKDTETRNAASLEFADPQAPGELGDAEGKRKLKNREETQQIQSYVFGGERMLGLWTLSGQAGYSQSSEDSPAHIAGATFDGGDFANSGFYDKDKPRPIIANGFYDASNFSLDKVDWEKQYTKDTEKNLRLDLARDYDLSGYASQFKFGGKVSRRNKDNDLEAWVYKDLDQQGFSDEQLNLAQFQKGSVDYRLGRYGPGISAGNIRQLIGGLNRDDFYDPTESRVNDFTIREDINAGYLMNTIDIDDWRFIAGMRYEGTEFEAKGTGATDGQFSDTETKRRYHHWLPGLHARYQIDKNTQVRAAWTQSVVRPTFGQLAPGFVIDDDEATFGNPDLKPLESSNLDLGIEHFMGRAGTVSAFVFYKDIQNFVYNTDVAGTGAWANFSEAHTYANGDSAKLYGLELAYSQKFDWLPAPWNGLLVGANSTFSRSSADIEGFDSASGRNRKRSISLPNQSDTVGNLMLGWEDDKLSLRLSANYKSAYLYELASINDKAHDLHVDAQTFVDFSARYSVTKNLQVSFEAQNLTDESYFVYTGHRSYNGQYEEYGPTYKVGLTFTHF from the coding sequence ATGTACAAGCGCACCGGGCTCGTCAGCTTCACGCTTACCGCCTTGGCCCTGGCGATGGCCAGCGAGCGGCTCACGGCGGCCGAGGCGGCCACCACCGAGCATGTCGAAGTGGTCGGCCAGGCCGCTGCCATGGACAGCGCCCTCAAGGAACAACGTTCTTCCGACAGCATCAGGAGCGTGGTACATGCCGACGGTGTAGCCCAGTTACCGGATGAAAACGTCGCCGAAGCGGTGCAGCGCCTACCGGGCATCAGCGTGGAGCGCGACCAGGGCGAAGGGCGTTTTGTCAGCGTGCGCGGCCTGGGCCCGGACCTCAACAGCGTCACCATCAACGGCACCCTGGTGCCCGCGCCGGAGAGCGAACGCCGCGCCGTGGCCCTCGATGTGCTGCCCTCGGAGTTGGTGCAGTCGCTGTCGGTGATCAAGACCCTGACCCCGGACATGGACGCCAACTCTCTCGGTGGCACCGTGGATGTGAAGAGCCTGTCGGCGTTCGATCACAAGGGCTTGTTCTATACCGGTAGCACCGAAGCCAGCTACGACAAGAATACCGGCCAAACCAGCCCGAAATTCTCCGGTGCCGCCAGTAATCGCTTCAGCCTCGGCGACGGCATCGACAACTTCGGCGTGGCCGCAGCGCTGAGCTGGCAAAAGCGCGACTTTGGCTCAGACAACGTCGAAACCGGTGGCGCCTGGGATTTCACCGACGGCGCCAGGCTCAACGAGTTCGAACAGCGCGACTACGACATCAGCCGCGAACGCGCAGGTGGCGGCTTGAACTTCGACTACAAGCCCGACGACCTGAGCAGCTATTACCTGCGTACCCTCTACAGCCGCTACAAGGACACCGAAACCCGCAACGCCGCCAGCCTTGAATTTGCCGACCCGCAAGCGCCTGGCGAGCTGGGCGATGCCGAGGGCAAGCGCAAGCTGAAAAACCGTGAGGAAACCCAGCAGATCCAGTCCTACGTGTTCGGCGGCGAGCGCATGCTGGGCCTGTGGACCCTCAGCGGCCAGGCCGGCTACAGCCAGTCCAGCGAAGACAGCCCGGCGCACATTGCGGGCGCCACCTTCGACGGCGGCGACTTTGCCAACAGCGGTTTCTACGACAAGGACAAACCTCGCCCGATCATCGCCAACGGCTTCTACGACGCCAGTAACTTCAGCCTCGACAAGGTCGACTGGGAGAAACAGTACACAAAGGACACCGAGAAAAACCTGCGCCTGGACCTGGCCCGTGACTATGACCTGAGTGGCTATGCGTCTCAGTTCAAGTTCGGTGGCAAGGTCAGCCGCCGCAACAAGGACAACGACTTGGAGGCCTGGGTCTACAAGGACTTGGATCAGCAAGGCTTCAGCGATGAACAGCTCAACCTCGCGCAGTTCCAGAAGGGCAGCGTCGACTACCGTCTCGGCCGATATGGCCCAGGCATCAGCGCGGGTAATATCCGCCAGCTGATTGGCGGCCTCAATCGGGATGATTTCTACGACCCCACCGAATCCAGGGTCAACGACTTCACCATCCGCGAAGATATCAACGCCGGCTACCTGATGAACACCATCGATATCGATGACTGGCGCTTCATCGCCGGGATGCGCTACGAGGGCACCGAATTCGAAGCCAAGGGCACCGGCGCCACCGACGGCCAGTTCAGCGATACCGAAACCAAGCGGCGTTATCACCATTGGTTGCCGGGCCTGCACGCACGCTATCAGATAGATAAGAACACCCAGGTGCGCGCTGCCTGGACCCAATCCGTGGTGCGCCCAACATTCGGCCAGCTGGCGCCGGGTTTCGTGATCGACGATGACGAAGCCACCTTCGGTAACCCGGACCTCAAGCCCCTGGAGTCGAGCAACCTGGACTTGGGCATCGAACACTTCATGGGCCGCGCCGGCACCGTATCGGCGTTCGTGTTCTACAAGGATATCCAGAACTTCGTCTATAACACCGACGTGGCCGGCACGGGTGCCTGGGCCAACTTCTCCGAGGCCCACACCTACGCCAACGGCGACAGCGCCAAACTCTACGGTCTGGAGCTGGCCTACTCACAGAAGTTCGACTGGCTGCCAGCACCGTGGAATGGCTTGCTGGTCGGTGCCAACAGCACCTTCAGCCGCTCCAGCGCGGATATCGAGGGTTTCGACAGCGCCAGCGGGCGCAACCGCAAGCGCAGTATCAGCCTGCCCAATCAGTCGGACACGGTCGGCAACCTGATGCTTGGCTGGGAAGACGACAAGCTCAGCCTGCGCCTGTCGGCCAACTATAAATCGGCCTATCTGTATGAACTGGCCTCGATCAACGACAAGGCCCATGACCTGCACGTCGACGCGCAGACCTTCGTCGACTTCAGTGCGCGCTACTCGGTGACCAAGAACCTGCAAGTCAGCTTCGAGGCCCAGAACCTCACTGATGAATCGTACTTCGTCTACACCGGCCACCGCAGCTACAACGGCCAGTACGAAGAGTACGGCCCGACCTACAAGGTTGGCCTGACCTTTACCCATTTCTAA